In a genomic window of Salminus brasiliensis chromosome 12, fSalBra1.hap2, whole genome shotgun sequence:
- the adsl gene encoding adenylosuccinate lyase: MEGCGDEFVKYRSPLVSRYASKEMAFNFSDRKKFTTWRKLWIYLAKAEKELGLPITDTQVSEMEAHVEDIDFAMAAEEEKKLRHDVMAHVHTFAYCCPTAAPIIHLGATSCYVGDNTDLIMLRDGFDILLPKLARVIDRLANFAEKYADLPTLGFTHYQPAQLTTVGKRASLWLQDLVMDMRNLQRARDDLRFRGVKGTTGTQASFLQLFQGEHDKVEELDRMVTEMAGFKKSYLVTGQTYSRKVDVDSLTVLASLGATVHKICTDIRLLANLKEIEEPFEKEQIGSSAMPYKRNPMRAERCCSLARHLVALVSDPLQTASVQWLERTLDDSANRRISLPESFLTADIILSTLQNITEGLVVYPKVIERHIRHELPFMATENIIMAMVQAGGNRQDCHEKIRVLSQQAAAVVKQEGGDNDLLARVRADPYFTPILNQLDALLDPKTFIGRAPQQVARFLTEEVKPVLKPYMNKMDVKIELEL; encoded by the exons ATGGAGGGGTGTGGGGACGAGTTTGTGAAGTACCGCTCTCCGCTGGTGTCCCGCTACGCCAGCAAGGAAATGGCTTTTAACTTCAGTGACAGGAAAAAGTTCACTACCTGGAGGAAGCTGTGGATTTACCTCGCCAAGGCTGAAAAG GAGTTGGGGCTGCCCATCACAGACACTCAGGTGAGTGAGATGGAGGCTCATGTGGAGGACATTGACTTTGCCATGGCGGCTGAGGAAGAGAAAAAGCTTCGGCATGATGTCATGGCCCACGTGCACACCTTCGCCTACTGTTGCCCCACTGCTGCTCCAATCATCCACCTGGGTGCCACTTCCTGTTACGTAGGAGACAACACG GATCTGATCATGCTGCGTGATGGATTCGACATCCTTCTGCCAAAG cTGGCACGTGTTATCGACAGACTTGCTAATTTTGCAGAGAAGTACGCTGACCTGCCGACTCTGGGCTTCACCCACTATCA ACCAGCTCAGTTGACCACAGTAGGAAAGcgtgcatctctgtggctgcaGGATTTGGTGATGGACATGCGGAACCTGCAGAGAGCCCGAGATGATCTGCGTTTCCGGGGGGTCAAAGGCACCACAGGCACCCAGGCCAGCTTTCTGCAGCTCTTCCAGGGAGAGCATGACAAG GTGGAGGAACTGGACAGGATGGTCACTGAGATGGCTGGATTCAAAAA GTCATACTTGGTCACAGGGCAGACGTACAGTCGTAAAGTGGACGTTGACTCTCTGACTGTTCTGGCCAGCTTAGGAGCCACTGTACACAAG ATCTGTACTGATATTCGTCTACTGGCTAACCTGAAAGAGATTGAAGAGCCATTTGAGAAAGAGCAGATAG GTTCTAGTGCTATGCCATACAAGAGGAATCCAATGCGTGCTGAGCGCTGTTGCAGTCTGGCCCGCCACCTAGTGGCACTGGTGTCTGATCCTCTGCAGACTGCCTCAGTGCAGTGGCTGGAAAGAACTCTGGATGACAGTGCGAACAG gagaatCTCTCTTCCTGAATCCTTCCTCACAGCTGATATCATCCTCAGCACCCTGCAGAACATTACTGAGGGTCTAGTGGTCTATCCTAAG GTTATCGAGAGGCATATTCGTCATGAGCTGCCCTTCATGGCCACTGAAAACATCATAATGGCCATGGTGCAGGCGGGAGGGAACAGACAG GACTGTCATGAGAAGATTCGGGTGTTGTCTCAGCAGGCAGCAGCTGTGGTGAAACAAGAAGGAGGGGATAATGATCTTCTGGCTCGAGTTAGAGCTGACCCCTACTTTACCCCAATATTGAACCAGCTAGATGCTCTACTAGACCCAAAGACCTTTATTGGACGAGCTCCCCAACAG gTGGCCAGGTTTCTCACTGAGGAGGTTAAGCCTGTCCTTAAGCCGTATATGAACAAGATGGACGTTAAGATTGAACTTGAGCTCTAA
- the LOC140573576 gene encoding SUN domain-containing protein 2-like: MDTPQAPSITVVQREIAFLKEGRWKQKHLIEELKTKLKDLKFSMRKDDLDKRVWFEQQTAGFHRQITEIKADVSSLHTAALKNLLKSQEQDYDKLKAELSTWLQQQLLLACRSQASAVPHAKLQEALKALQTRLMDRFREELAKEREDLWRSVLETVTGLIKQVADDTVQKALRLYRADGVGMADFALESIGSRIIHSRCSESYHSKLAVLSLFGIPLLDSTQGPRTIIQPEVYPGKCWALNGNHGFATISLAYPVCITHVTLEHLPKELSPTGQISNAPKEFSVYGMRDELEEEGTLLGMFVYDYDGEPVQTFELPEYARDVYPVVQLRVQSNWGHPAYTCIYRFRVHGQLRTVMHT; this comes from the exons ATGGACACCCCCCAAGCACCCTCCATTACTGTCGTACAG AGAGAGATTGCTTTTCTGAAAGAAGGACGATGGAAGCAGAAGCACCTGATAGAG GAGCTGAAGACCAAACTGAAAGACCTCAAGTTTTCTATGAGGAA GGACGACCTGGACAAACGCGTCTGGTTTGAGCAACAGACTGCTGGATTTCACAGACAGATCACAGAGATAAAGGCTgatgtttcttctcttcacacGGCTGCCTTGAAGAACCTTCTCAAATCCCAGGAGCAGGATTATGACAAG CTGAAAGCAGAGTTGTCTACCTGgctacagcagcagctgcttTTAGCGTGCAGGTCTCAGGCATCTGCAGTACCTCATGCTAAACTGCAGGAGGCACTAAAGGCCCTGCAGACAAGACTGATGGACCGCTTTAGAGAGGAGCTTGCAAAGGAAAGGGAAGACCTGTGGAGGAGTGTGCTAGAGACTGTGACTGGTCTAATCAAACAG GTTGCTGATGACACTGTTCAGAAAGCACTGCGTTTATACAGAGCTGACGGAGTTGGGATGGCAGACTTCGCACTGGAGTCCATAG gttcCAGGATAATCCACTCTCGATGCTCAGAATCATATCACAGCAAGTTAGCCGTGCTCAGTTTGTTTGGAATCCCCCTCCTTGACAGCACACAGGGCCCACGTACTATCatacag CCGGAGGTGTATCCAGGAAAGTGCTGGGCACTCAATGGCAATCATGGTTTTGCCACGATTTCCTTGGCTTATCCTGTCTGCATCACCCACGTCACCCTGGAGCACCTGCCCAAAGAGCTGTCCCCAACCGGACAAATCAGCAACGCCCCCAAAGAGTTCAGTGTCTAC GGAATGAGAGACGAGTTAGAGGAGGAAGGAACACTCCTGGGAATGTTTGTGTACGACTATGATGGAGAACCTGTTCAGACGTTTGAACTACCA GAGTATGCGAGGGATGTGTATCCTGTAGTCCAGTTGAGAGTTCAGAGCAACTGGGGTCATCCTGCTTACACCTGCATATATCGGTTCAGAGTGCACGGCCAGCTCCGAACTGTCATGCACACATAG
- the LOC140574424 gene encoding GTPase IMAP family member 8 — MATVSSSSSTGESPCLPKRHVVLLGYRGSGKTSSCITITGQEEVPAKQPTKEAVLCTKTLDCGQLLLLDTPGWSLEGGDSVAEGLDEQSSTSAQIRHLCYPGAHVLLLVVPIAEPFTEQHRRGMLERLESAGMHVWRYSMVLFTGADRLWGNGVEEFIAEGGTALQKLVERCGNRYHALDNTSSENSTQVTELLQKLEELVQENEGSFFVINENIQASWPAQMWRGEIRDGMETGEAEVSPIYRSPPRELRMLLVGWQGAGKSSAGNLILGGRKFESGRRTEVSLRRQSHVSGRRVTIVDTPGWDWFSIHRTPAHIRKEIRRGAGLLHPGPHALLLVIPVISTLTSRKRRALENHLEMFGKEASFHTVVLFSCGDWLGATPIEEQIQRNGGQLLRLMEYCWNYYHVLDSTNAARGQDQVSDLLLKVEEMVAQNERRPFLPVMLNEELDDETTCGKCTLQ; from the exons ATGGCTACGGTTTCCTCCAGCTCGAGCACTG GAGAGTCACCCTGCTTGCCGAAGAGGCATGTCGTACTGCTGGGTTACCGAGGCTCTGGCAAGACCTCATCATGCATCACTATCACAGGCCAAGAGGAAGTCCCTGCCAAGCAGCCCACAAAAGAAGCCGTTCTTTGCACAAAGACACTTGACTGCGGGCAGCTTCTGCTGTTGGACACTCCGGGATGGAGTTTGGAGGGTGGGGACAGTGTAGCAGAGGGGCTCGACGAACAGAGCTCTACATCCGCCCAAATCAGACACCTGTGCTATCCAGGTGCTCATgttctgctgctggtggtgccCATAGCAGAGCCCTTCACTGAACAGCACAGACGAGGCATGTTGGAGCGACTGGAGAGTGCTGGGATGCACGTGTGGAGATACTCCATGGTATTGTTCACTGGGGCAGACCGGCTGTGGGGCAACGGTGTGGAAGAGTTTATTGCTGAAGGAGGAACGGCACTCCAGAAGCTTGTGGAAAGGTGTGGAAACAGATACCATGCTCTGGATAACACCAGCTCTGAAAACAGCACGCAG GTTACTGAACTGCTGCAAAAGCTGGAAGAGTTGGTACAAGAGAATGAGGGTTCTTTCTTTGTAATAAACGAAAATATTCAAGCTTCCTGGCCTGCACAGATGTGGAGAGGAGAGATCAGAGATGGGATGGAGACAGGTGAAGCAGAGGTGTCACCAATATATAGGTCAccgccacgag AGTTGCGCATGTTGTTAGTGGGCTGGCAAGGGGCTGGTAAGAGTTCAGCAGGAAACCTGATCCTGGGTGGGCGCAAGTTCGAATCGGGGCGACGAACTGAAGTCTCACTCCGGCGACAGTCTCATGTCAGCGGCCGTCGCGTCACGATTGTGGACACACCGGGCTGGGACTGGTTTTCCATCCATCGGACACCAGCTCATATTAGAAAGGAAATCAGGCGAGGGGCCGGTCTGCTACACCCAGGTCCACACGCTCTTCTGTTGGTCATCCCCGTCATCTCCACCCTCACCTCCAGAAAGAGGCGAGCTTTAGAGAACCACCTAGAGATGTTTGGCAAGGAGGCATCTTTTCACACAGTGGTGCTGTTCTCCTGCGGTGATTGGCTGGGGGCGACGCCAATCGAGGAGCAGATCCAAAGGAATGGTGGCCAGCTCTTAAGACTGATGGAGTACTGCTGGAACTACTATCATGTGCTAGACAGCACCAATGCTGCCAGAGGCCAAGATCAAGTCTCTGACCTTCTGCTAAAAGTGGAGGAAATGGTGGCACAGAATGAAAGGAGGCCGTTCTTACCTGTGATGT TAAATGAAGAGCTGGATGATGAGACGACGTGTGGGAAATGCACTCTCCaatga
- the tmem150b gene encoding modulator of macroautophagy TMEM150B, with protein sequence MWVWALLPVLLAVFGTVGIWAVFGIAVSNESVNLTAEFPYISTCGAYNPQSCLFSQICNICSVLALWIVTIRFQQVRDLGCVSRVNTCSLVLGFISSIGISVLGNFQQSVVMKAHLLGAFLAFFVGVAYFWIQVWLTYRAEPSHDKKWAGPARIIFCSLCTVLIIAMSVLHNIGYRSEAAICEWAAVMSFFVLFGVFTAEFRHIDFHELHVQHEAKSSSDFPMNQVH encoded by the exons ATGTGGGTATGGGCGCTGCTTCCCGTTCTCCTGGCAGTGTTTGGCACTGTGGGCATATGGGCTGT ATTTGGTATTGCGGTGTCTAATGAATCTGTTAATCTGACTGCTGAGTTCCCCTACATCAG CACTTGTGGTGCGTATAACCCTCAGAGCTGTCTCTTCTCCCAGATATGCAACATCTGCTCAGTACTGG CATTATGGATTGTAACAATAAGATTCCAGCAAGTCAGGGATCTGGGTTGTGTATCCCGTGTAAACACATGCAGTCTTGTTCTCGGGTTCATCTCCTCAATCGGAATCTCTGTCCTGGGAAACTTCCAG CAATCAGTGGTGATGAAAGCTCACCTGCTTGGGGCGTTCCTGGCGTTTTTTGTGGGCGTGGCATATTTCTGGATTCAGGTGTGGCTCACCTACCGTGCCGAGCCATCACATGACAAGAAGTGGGCAGGGCCAGCACGGATTATCTTCTGCAGTCTTTGTACCGTCCTGATTATTGCCA TGTCTGTGCTCCATAACATAGGCTACCGGTCAGAAGCGGCCATTTGCGAGTGGGCTGCAGTCATGAGCTTCTTCGTCCTGTTTGGGGTTTTTACCGCTGAGTTCCGGCATATCGACTTCCATGAGCTGCATGTGCAGCATGAGGCCAAAAGCAGCAGTGACTTTCCAATGAACCAGGTTCATTAG